A DNA window from Acropora palmata chromosome 12, jaAcrPala1.3, whole genome shotgun sequence contains the following coding sequences:
- the LOC141859916 gene encoding cAMP-responsive element-binding protein-like 2 gives MAVNTSLSSKEKTHEGRILQKFNNPTEKEAMKFSWTATSRRTKHDSISSVDSNSSSDSPFPDSPSYSASKMNSVKKPCGKKRGRRPSKIDLEAKLERSRQSARECRARKKLRYKSLEDMISDKESYIYKLREELERYRSWCKALDKGVYPTELQQFIKEHTADD, from the exons atggCAGTGAACACTTCATTATCTTCAAAGGAGAAGACACACGAAGGAAGAATActtcaaaaattcaataatCCAACAGAAAAAGAGGCGATGAAGTTTTCCTGGACTGCCACATCTCGAAGGACAAAACACGATAGTATTTCGTCAGTGGACAGCAATTCTTCGTCTGATTCTCCGTTCCCCGATTCTCCAAGCTACTCAGCATCAAAGATGAACTCAGTCAAAAAGCCCTGTGGTAAGAAGAGGGGTAGAAGGCCTTCGAAAATCGATCTCGAAGCAAAACTTGAACGAAGCAGGCAGTCTGCTCGCGAATGTCGTGCAAGAAAGAAACTGCGGTATAAAAGTTTGGAAGATATGATTTCCGATAAGGAAAGCTATATTTACAAGCTTCGGGAAGAACTTGAAAGG TATCGTTCCTGGTGCAAGGCCCTGGACAAAGGAGTATATCCAACAGAACTTCAGCAGTTTATTAAAGAACATACTGCTGATGACTAG
- the LOC141860763 gene encoding zinc finger protein 385B-like gives MAAFGNNTFQHQSRSIFEKNPSTVSYTNPILSTNHSLQTISDTQTLAIERKRKASEQNGCNQLPIKMNATQQFFCEVCNLQLNSLSQAAQHRQGKSHQINVKKNDIFDSCITLCYMKLVNDVSNLCLIRKLCTNLQDASLLKLSILIGDSQLFCEVSKETSGKADISRKCIICNKNFNSNTQAGQHFNGQSHKRKIIQSATVSSITSSCSSSPEACVGSSTQKLLDNLTKQKLEEGKTLLLHHTVMGTNTSEVTHLSENKGLNELYCEFCGLEANSKLQMQMHLQGTKHKNAVTNRSTLLISASALLTACDGTKKGMFYCFQCHMNFNSQSQLEQHTSSHKHQKKVNLRNQIAGQSRQREMTWDCEHGQRGISEGSRGIVSCRVRDGSLVMVPAISTSFITASSPGPHPSNSSVGWTDHGYSVSVINSGVYS, from the exons atggcggcttTTGGAAATAACACTTTTCAGCACCAATCTAGGTcgatttttgagaaaaatccTTCAACAGTCAGTTACACAAATCCTATACTATCAACTAACCATTCATTGCAAACAATAAGTGATACGCAGACATTAGCTatcgaaagaaagagaaaggcATCAGAACAAAACGGCTGCAACCAGCTGCCGatcaaaatgaatgcaacgCAACAATTCTTTTGTGAAGTCTGTAACTTGCAGCTGAATTCATTGTCTcaagcagcacagcacagacAAGGAAAAAGTCATCAGATTAATGTGAagaagaatgacatttttgactCT TGTATTACTCTTTGTTACATGAAACTTGTGAATGATGTATCAAACTTGTGCTTGATTAGGAAACTTTGTACAAATTTACAGGATGCATCTTTATTGAAGTTAAGCATACTAATTGG GGATTCACAGTTATTTTGTGAAGTATCTAAAGAAACCAGTGGGAAAGCTGATATCAGTCGAAAATGTataatttgcaacaaaaatttcaactcAAATACACAAGCTGGTCAACATTTCAATGGACAGTCACACAAACGGAAAATTATACAGTCTGCAACAGTGAGCAGTATCACAAGCTCCTGTTCATCATCACCAGAAGCATGTGTCGGTTCTTCAACACAGAAACTACTTGACAACTTGACAAAACAGAAActagaagaaggaaaaacctTGTTACTTCATCATACAGTTATGGGTACAAACACCAGTGAAGTCACCCATTTgtcagaaaacaaaggacTAAATGAACTCTATTGTGAATTCTGTGGTTTAGAAGCGAATTCAAAATTACAAATGCAAATGCATCTACAGGGTACAAAGCACAAGAATGCTGTTACAA accGGTCTACCTTATTGATTTCAGCATCAGCTTTGTTGACAGCATGTGATGGGACCAAGAAAGGGATGTTTTACTGCTTTCAGTGTCATATGAACTTTAATTCCCAGAGTCAATTAGAACAACATACATCAAGTCATAAGCATCAGAAAAAAGTCAACTTAAGAAATCAAATCGCTGGACAATCTAGACAGAGAGAAATGACATGGGACTGTGAGCATGGACAGCGAGGAATAAGTGAAG GTTCAAGAGGAATTGTCAGTTGCAGAGTAAGAGATGGTTCTTTGGTGATGGTCCCAGCAATTTCAACAAGCTTCATTACTGCCAGCAGTCCTGGACCTCACCCTTCAaattcatcagtaggatggaCAGATCATGGTTATAGTGTTAGTGTTATTAATTCAGGTGTTTACTCTTAA